One part of the Solea solea chromosome 16, fSolSol10.1, whole genome shotgun sequence genome encodes these proteins:
- the LOC131476140 gene encoding serine/threonine-protein kinase LMTK1-like isoform X1: protein MLFALHVIVMSSAFFNPSFAFSSHFDTDGAPLSELSWPSSLAVVAVSFSGLFTFVFLMLACLCCKKGDVGFKEFENTEGEEYRAELASPSSQNGPEVYILPLTEVSLPVSKQPARSIQLLKSSDLGRHSLLYLKEIGHGWFGKVLLGEVNAGLSITQVVVKELKASASVQDQMQFLEEVQPYRTLQHPALLQCLAQCSEVTPYLLVMEFCPLGDLKTYLRSCRIADSESPDPLILQRMACDVASGLLHLHKHNFTHSDLALRNCLLTSEMSVKIGDYGLSHSRYKEDYYVTQDQIWVALRWIAPELIDEVHGNLLVVDQTKSSNIWSLGVTMWELFELGNQPYRHYSDRQVLTYVVKEQQLKLPKPHLQFQLAERWYEVMQFCWLQPELRPSSEEVHLLVTYLCAKGSSEAEEDFEQRWDALRPNLLGSTSHTATSTALVLTPTTAPADNSGTDPSQAVELASSASSSFPLLEHFSDSFHSDTGDDLLTVTETSHGLNFEYKWEQARAEQPYCSSSTSGPLGQGNPHYQDIYYSSKGSTSGGCKTDSLTSGISLSYYEPEHPGVVPVLSAHSPSVSSEYYIRIEEPVECNINLDDSVVDYSPGLEASNSRLSSESRTASSMAQPRAYWSTADNTKYAAYDSDSSPTVQLTIDPLLRQASRTSPMNCFSPNQDGTIYCEQTSAYKTCHQSCLSEQDSSPESRSNLVYSVGCLENTCSLSQAVSSPSLGFCDPYLEASTGRSTVSESCHNMMGPLRKTLPIVNHISIDIGTDDGLLVGHLRGEDIEDDLFSEGDATNWTSNRSANNNSLTFESRQTAGSGQDTYLDLHYRIDHSNTTELRSLTKATTETFNGSISPGNVEGERGDSGYDAGSELMELSSYIHLSHKEREEAATQVEMNSTAENLIKFESHTSSSINSRSTDGGKVEGKYEKQSLLHGERLYSEPKMIPETSFIKSPSSFKDPQTGQTGALSGKHRGNIWDGVSSGISVGLGDKRLNCPERSESSRALESKVGARESGMSLIEIGDYSEDDDDDMTDITSGIFADFNLDYAEVEEEELSPLKNPGGTSDSIDTFNLSSSMASACDQAFSPDPFNTPILPKSLDSGYDTENNESPEFIFKELGDTRGGEGSPRLGGEPEIILQVGLGQGVCTSTNTSELHLKSLIDKNPYRDSAYFSDYDVENEKSPQEEGSTFFVGSTHHVFTAEKLDSIRGDNSMSRPLNNGEHLTNLKNKKGSVVVNLSEGDHSSTTSLPTPGLSMLSPFPPQMGGCLTKESAPAEDDLGLETQHSGEEPPSELSSSITSEPSSAVQEASANREEGSRRAEDCSSFQSLNSDSTLTDCIDEAHEENDNGVLSTEEEELPEFNHMEEDRRDSVGIREDDFEDIDAEECDSQDSLCEESNGPVDLSSSSSLLELCGEDVRAPLEEAEDEDDSDDSESDEELRTYNIQDEDSEESEEDFTTVPVVVSDCSRARHLRSLLKMPTLLTQSFCDELERKKKVVSFFDDVTVFLFDQESPTGELADFTFATGTESSEQESSEANTSDHRPQPEAELEGEVCESLRVSEQTDGNKSEEDGSYEWKEELSFEPRPSSPDVIPEPQSSPKSTSNSPEDPKPAAVALNRFMVSRFSITHVSDSHISSATGENE, encoded by the exons ATGCTCTTTGCCCTACATGTGATTGTCATGTCTTCTGCGTTTTTCAACCCCAGTTTTGCCTTCAGCTCTCACTTTGATACAG ATGGGGCTCCGCTGAGCGAGCTGTCATGGCCTTCATCCCTGGCTGTGGTTGCCGTCTCCTTCTCTGGCCTCTTCACCTTTGTCTTCCTCATGCTGGCCTGTCTCTGCTGCAAGAAGGGAGACGTCGGCTTCAAG gagtttgaaaacacagagggagaagagTACCGTGCAGAACTGGCCTCGCCCTCCTCCCAGAACGGCCCCGAGGTCTACATCCTTCCCCTCACTGAGGTCTCGCTCCCCGTCTCCAAGCAGCCTGCCAGATCCA TCCAGCTGCTAAAATCATCAGACCTTGGCCGCCATAGTCTTCTCTACCTAAAGGAAATTGGACATGGTTGGTTTGGAAAA GTCTTGCTGGGCGAGGTCAACGCAGGTCTCAGCATCACCCAGGTTGTGGTGAAGGAGCTGAAGGCCAGTGCCAGTGTCCAGGACCAGATGCAGTTCTTGGAGGAGGTCCAGCCGTACCG GACACTCCAGCACCCTGCCCTCCTGCAGTGTCTGGCACAGTGCTCGGAGGTTACTCCTTATCTTCTGGTCATGGAGTTTTGCCCTTTG GGTGATCTGAAGACTTACCTCCGCAGTTGCAGGATAGCTGATTCTGAGAGTCCAGACCCGTTGATCCTCCAGCGAATGGCTTGTGACGTTGCCTCAGGGCTTCTGCACCTCCACAAACACAACTTTACACACAG TGACCTGGCTTTGCGAAACTGCCTGCTAACCTCAGAAATGTCGGTTAAGATCGGAGACTATGGCCTTTCTCACAGCCGATACAAG GAAGACTACTATGTCACACAAGACCAGATTTGGGTGGCCCTACGCTGGATTGCACCGGAGCTCATCGACGAAGTCCACGGAAACCTGCTGGTTGTTGACCAAACCAAGAGCAGCAACATATG GTCACTCGGGGTGACTATGTGGGAGCTTTTTGAGCTGGGAAACCAACCGTACAGACACTACTCTGATAGACAGGTGCTGACATATGTTGTAAAGGAACAGCAGCTCAAACTACCCAAACCTCACCTCCAATTCCAACTGGCTGAGCGCTG GTATGAGGTGATGCAATTCTGCTGGCTACAGCCAGAGCTTAGACCCAGCAGTGAAGAAGTTCACCTTCTGGTCACATACCTGTGTGCCAAAGGCTCCAGTGAAGCTGAAGAGGACTTTGAACAACGCTGGGATGCCTTGAGACCCAACCTGCTGGGTAGTACCTCCCACACAGCTACATCCACAGCCCTAGTCCTGACCCCTACAACTGCACCAGCAGACAACTCTGGTACAGACCCAAGTCAGGCAGTGGAGCTGGCCTCCTCTGCGTCATCCTCCTTCCCCCTCCTGGAACACTTTTCTGACAGCTTCCACTCAGACACAGGGGACGACCTATTGACTGTCACAGAGACCAGCCACGGTCTCAACTTTGAGTACAAGTGGGAGCAGGCTCGAGCTGAGCAGCCGTACTGCTCATCCTCCACTAGTGGGCCACTGGGGCAGGGGAACCCACATTACCAGGATATTTACTACTCAAGCAAAGGAAGCACCTCAGGGGGCTGCAAGACTGACAGCCTGACCTCAGGTATCTCTCTGTCCTATTATGAACCTGAACACCCGGGTGTAGTCCCAGTGTTGAGTGCCCACAGCCCCTCGGTCAGCAGCGAGTACTATATCCGCATAGAGGAACCAGTAGAATGTAACATTAACTTGGATGACAGTGTTGTGGACTACAGCCCGGGACTGGAGGCCAGCAACAGCAGGTTGTCCTCCGAGAGTCGGACTGCTTCGTCCATGGCACAGCCCCGTGCTTACTGGTCGACTGCCGACAACACCAAATACGCTGCCTACGACTCCGATTCAAGTCCAACTGTTCAACTAACCATAGATCCGCTGTTGAGACAGGCTTCCAGAACCAGCCCCATGAACTGCTTCTCACCAAATCAGGATGGCACAATATACTGTGAACAAACCTCAGCATACAAGACATGCCACCAGTCCTGTCTGTCTGAACAGGACTCGTCACCAGAGTCCCGGTCAAACCTCGTCTATTCGGTAGGGTGTTTGGAAAACACGTGCAGTTTGTCACAAGCAGTCAGCAGCCCCAGTTTAGGCTTCTGTGATCCCTACCTGGAAGCAAGCACGGGGCGTAGCACAGTTAGTGAAAGTTGTCATAATATGATGGGGCCCCTCAGAAAGACACTACCTATTGTTAACCACATTAGTATTGACATAGGAACGGACGATGGCCTGCTGGTGGGCCACCTGAGAGGTGAAGACATTGAGGACGACCTTTTCTCTGAGGGAGATGCCACTAACTGGACGTCAAACCGCTCGGCAAACAATAATAGTCTGACGTTTGAGAGCAGACAGACAGCGGGCAGTGGGCAGGACACCTATCTTGACCTTCACTATAGAATTGATCATTCTAACACAACAGAATTAAGGTCTTTAACCAAAGCCACCACCGAAACCTTCAACGGCTCCATTTCGCCTGGCAACgtggagggagaaagaggagacagTGGTTATGATGCTGGTAGTGAGCTCATGGAATTAAGCTCATACATTCACTTATCtcacaaagaaagagaggaagctGCTACTCAAGTGGAGATGAACTCAACTGCAGAAAATCTAATAAAATTTGAGTCTCATACCAGCTCAAGTATTAATTCCAGGAGCACAGACGGTGGAAAAGTAGAGGGAAAATATGAAAAGCAATCATTGCTTCATGGAGAGAGACTGTACTCTGAGCCTAAGATGATACCAGAGACAAGCTTTATAAAATCCCCATCTTCTTTCAAGGATCCTCAGACAGGTCAAACAGGAGCCTTGTCAGGCAAGCACAGAGGGAACATCTGGGACGGGGTTTCATCGGGAATATCTGTTGGTCTCGGAGACAAAAGGTTAAACTGTCCAGAGAGGTCAGAGAGTAGCAGAGCACTGGAGAGTAAAGTGGGGGCAAGAGAATCCGGCATGAGTCTGATTGAGATCGGTGACTAcagtgaggatgatgatgatgacatgacaGATATTACATCAGGTATCTTTGCTGACTTCAATTTAGATTACGCTGAGGTAGAGGAGGAAGAGTTGAGTCCACTGAAGAATCCAGGGGGAACATCTGACTCTATAGATACCtttaacctgtcctcatcgaTGGCCAGCGCTTGTGATCAGGCCTTCAGCCCTGATCCCTTTAATACCCCCATCTTGCCCAAATCCCTGGACAGTGGCTATGACACGGAGAACAATGAATCTCCAGAATTTATCTTCAAGGAGCTTGGGGATACTCGGGGTGGAGAGGGGAGCCCTAGGCTGGGTGGAGAACCTGAAATTATTCTGCAGGTGGGTTTAGGCCAGGGTGTCTGCACTTCCACCAACACCTCAGAGCTACATTTAAAAAGTCTGATTGATAAGAACCCCTACAGGGACTCGGCCTATTTCTCTGACTATGATGTTGAAAATGAGAAGAGCCCTCAAGAGGAAGGCAGTACGTTCTTTGTAGGTTCAACGCACCATGTCTTCACTGCTGAGAAACTTGACTCCATTCGAGGTGACAATTCAATGAGCAGACCATTAAATAATGGGGAACATTTAAcaaatctgaaaaacaaaaaaggttccGTTGTGGTCAATCTCTCAGAAGGTGACCATAGTTCAACCACTTCCCTCCCCACTCCTGGTTTGTCCATGCTATCACCATTTCCCCCGCAGATGGGTGGCTGTCTGACCAAAGAGTCGGCCCCTGCAGAGGATGACCTGGGACTGGAGACGCAGCACTCAGGAGAGGAACCTCCTTCAGAACTCAGTTCCTCCATCACGTCTGAGCCATCTTCTGCTGTCCAGGAAGCCTCAGCTAACCGCGAGGAAGGCAGCAGGAGAGCAGAAGATTGCTCCTCTTTCCAGTCTTTGAACTCTGACTCCACCTTGACGGACTGCATAGACGAGGCTCACGAGGAAAATGACAACGGTGTTTTatccacagaggaggaggagctgcctGAATTCAATCATatggaggaggacagaaggGACAGTGTGGGAATAAGGGAAGATGACTTTGAGGATATCGATGCAGAGGAATGCGACTCGCAGGACAGTTTATGTGAAGAATCTAACGGCCCCGTTGACCTTTCGTCTTCCTCATCATTGCTGGAGCTGTGTGGAGAAGATGTGAGAGCGCCcctggaggaggcggaggatgAGGATGACTCCGACGACAGCGAGTCTGATGAAGAGCTGAGGACCTACAACATCCAAGATGAAGACAGcgaggagagtgaggaggatTTTACCACAGTGCCAGTGGTGGTAAGCGACTGCAGCAGGGCCAGACACCTCCGCAGTCTTCTCAAGATGCCCACCCTGCTCACCCAGTCCTTCTGCGATGAGttggagaggaagaaaaaagtgGTGTCCTTCTTTGACGATGTTACGGTGTTCCTTTTTGACCAG GAGAGTCCCACAGGAGAGTTGGCTGACTTCACCTTCGCCACAGGAACAGAGTCCAGTGAGCAGGAATCTTCAGAGGCAAACACCTCCGACCACCGGCCGCAACCTGAAGCTGAACTTGAAGGTGAAGTCTGTGAATCGTTACGCGTTTCTGAACAAACAGATGGAAACAAGTCAGAAGagg ATGGAAGTTATGAATGGAAAGAAGAACTTTCGTTTGAACCCCGTCCATCTTCACCTGACGTCATCCCCGAGCCCCAGTCCTCACCCAAATCCACCTCCAACAGTCCCGAGGATCCTAAACCTGCTGCTGTAGCACTTAACCGGTTCATGGTCTCACGATTCTCTATCACACATGTCTCGGACTCCCACATAAGCTCTGCAACAG GGGAAAATGAATAA
- the LOC131476140 gene encoding serine/threonine-protein kinase LMTK1-like isoform X2, with protein MRIHGVQLLKSSDLGRHSLLYLKEIGHGWFGKVLLGEVNAGLSITQVVVKELKASASVQDQMQFLEEVQPYRTLQHPALLQCLAQCSEVTPYLLVMEFCPLGDLKTYLRSCRIADSESPDPLILQRMACDVASGLLHLHKHNFTHSDLALRNCLLTSEMSVKIGDYGLSHSRYKEDYYVTQDQIWVALRWIAPELIDEVHGNLLVVDQTKSSNIWSLGVTMWELFELGNQPYRHYSDRQVLTYVVKEQQLKLPKPHLQFQLAERWYEVMQFCWLQPELRPSSEEVHLLVTYLCAKGSSEAEEDFEQRWDALRPNLLGSTSHTATSTALVLTPTTAPADNSGTDPSQAVELASSASSSFPLLEHFSDSFHSDTGDDLLTVTETSHGLNFEYKWEQARAEQPYCSSSTSGPLGQGNPHYQDIYYSSKGSTSGGCKTDSLTSGISLSYYEPEHPGVVPVLSAHSPSVSSEYYIRIEEPVECNINLDDSVVDYSPGLEASNSRLSSESRTASSMAQPRAYWSTADNTKYAAYDSDSSPTVQLTIDPLLRQASRTSPMNCFSPNQDGTIYCEQTSAYKTCHQSCLSEQDSSPESRSNLVYSVGCLENTCSLSQAVSSPSLGFCDPYLEASTGRSTVSESCHNMMGPLRKTLPIVNHISIDIGTDDGLLVGHLRGEDIEDDLFSEGDATNWTSNRSANNNSLTFESRQTAGSGQDTYLDLHYRIDHSNTTELRSLTKATTETFNGSISPGNVEGERGDSGYDAGSELMELSSYIHLSHKEREEAATQVEMNSTAENLIKFESHTSSSINSRSTDGGKVEGKYEKQSLLHGERLYSEPKMIPETSFIKSPSSFKDPQTGQTGALSGKHRGNIWDGVSSGISVGLGDKRLNCPERSESSRALESKVGARESGMSLIEIGDYSEDDDDDMTDITSGIFADFNLDYAEVEEEELSPLKNPGGTSDSIDTFNLSSSMASACDQAFSPDPFNTPILPKSLDSGYDTENNESPEFIFKELGDTRGGEGSPRLGGEPEIILQVGLGQGVCTSTNTSELHLKSLIDKNPYRDSAYFSDYDVENEKSPQEEGSTFFVGSTHHVFTAEKLDSIRGDNSMSRPLNNGEHLTNLKNKKGSVVVNLSEGDHSSTTSLPTPGLSMLSPFPPQMGGCLTKESAPAEDDLGLETQHSGEEPPSELSSSITSEPSSAVQEASANREEGSRRAEDCSSFQSLNSDSTLTDCIDEAHEENDNGVLSTEEEELPEFNHMEEDRRDSVGIREDDFEDIDAEECDSQDSLCEESNGPVDLSSSSSLLELCGEDVRAPLEEAEDEDDSDDSESDEELRTYNIQDEDSEESEEDFTTVPVVVSDCSRARHLRSLLKMPTLLTQSFCDELERKKKVVSFFDDVTVFLFDQESPTGELADFTFATGTESSEQESSEANTSDHRPQPEAELEGEVCESLRVSEQTDGNKSEEDGSYEWKEELSFEPRPSSPDVIPEPQSSPKSTSNSPEDPKPAAVALNRFMVSRFSITHVSDSHISSATGENE; from the exons ATGAGGATTCATGGag TCCAGCTGCTAAAATCATCAGACCTTGGCCGCCATAGTCTTCTCTACCTAAAGGAAATTGGACATGGTTGGTTTGGAAAA GTCTTGCTGGGCGAGGTCAACGCAGGTCTCAGCATCACCCAGGTTGTGGTGAAGGAGCTGAAGGCCAGTGCCAGTGTCCAGGACCAGATGCAGTTCTTGGAGGAGGTCCAGCCGTACCG GACACTCCAGCACCCTGCCCTCCTGCAGTGTCTGGCACAGTGCTCGGAGGTTACTCCTTATCTTCTGGTCATGGAGTTTTGCCCTTTG GGTGATCTGAAGACTTACCTCCGCAGTTGCAGGATAGCTGATTCTGAGAGTCCAGACCCGTTGATCCTCCAGCGAATGGCTTGTGACGTTGCCTCAGGGCTTCTGCACCTCCACAAACACAACTTTACACACAG TGACCTGGCTTTGCGAAACTGCCTGCTAACCTCAGAAATGTCGGTTAAGATCGGAGACTATGGCCTTTCTCACAGCCGATACAAG GAAGACTACTATGTCACACAAGACCAGATTTGGGTGGCCCTACGCTGGATTGCACCGGAGCTCATCGACGAAGTCCACGGAAACCTGCTGGTTGTTGACCAAACCAAGAGCAGCAACATATG GTCACTCGGGGTGACTATGTGGGAGCTTTTTGAGCTGGGAAACCAACCGTACAGACACTACTCTGATAGACAGGTGCTGACATATGTTGTAAAGGAACAGCAGCTCAAACTACCCAAACCTCACCTCCAATTCCAACTGGCTGAGCGCTG GTATGAGGTGATGCAATTCTGCTGGCTACAGCCAGAGCTTAGACCCAGCAGTGAAGAAGTTCACCTTCTGGTCACATACCTGTGTGCCAAAGGCTCCAGTGAAGCTGAAGAGGACTTTGAACAACGCTGGGATGCCTTGAGACCCAACCTGCTGGGTAGTACCTCCCACACAGCTACATCCACAGCCCTAGTCCTGACCCCTACAACTGCACCAGCAGACAACTCTGGTACAGACCCAAGTCAGGCAGTGGAGCTGGCCTCCTCTGCGTCATCCTCCTTCCCCCTCCTGGAACACTTTTCTGACAGCTTCCACTCAGACACAGGGGACGACCTATTGACTGTCACAGAGACCAGCCACGGTCTCAACTTTGAGTACAAGTGGGAGCAGGCTCGAGCTGAGCAGCCGTACTGCTCATCCTCCACTAGTGGGCCACTGGGGCAGGGGAACCCACATTACCAGGATATTTACTACTCAAGCAAAGGAAGCACCTCAGGGGGCTGCAAGACTGACAGCCTGACCTCAGGTATCTCTCTGTCCTATTATGAACCTGAACACCCGGGTGTAGTCCCAGTGTTGAGTGCCCACAGCCCCTCGGTCAGCAGCGAGTACTATATCCGCATAGAGGAACCAGTAGAATGTAACATTAACTTGGATGACAGTGTTGTGGACTACAGCCCGGGACTGGAGGCCAGCAACAGCAGGTTGTCCTCCGAGAGTCGGACTGCTTCGTCCATGGCACAGCCCCGTGCTTACTGGTCGACTGCCGACAACACCAAATACGCTGCCTACGACTCCGATTCAAGTCCAACTGTTCAACTAACCATAGATCCGCTGTTGAGACAGGCTTCCAGAACCAGCCCCATGAACTGCTTCTCACCAAATCAGGATGGCACAATATACTGTGAACAAACCTCAGCATACAAGACATGCCACCAGTCCTGTCTGTCTGAACAGGACTCGTCACCAGAGTCCCGGTCAAACCTCGTCTATTCGGTAGGGTGTTTGGAAAACACGTGCAGTTTGTCACAAGCAGTCAGCAGCCCCAGTTTAGGCTTCTGTGATCCCTACCTGGAAGCAAGCACGGGGCGTAGCACAGTTAGTGAAAGTTGTCATAATATGATGGGGCCCCTCAGAAAGACACTACCTATTGTTAACCACATTAGTATTGACATAGGAACGGACGATGGCCTGCTGGTGGGCCACCTGAGAGGTGAAGACATTGAGGACGACCTTTTCTCTGAGGGAGATGCCACTAACTGGACGTCAAACCGCTCGGCAAACAATAATAGTCTGACGTTTGAGAGCAGACAGACAGCGGGCAGTGGGCAGGACACCTATCTTGACCTTCACTATAGAATTGATCATTCTAACACAACAGAATTAAGGTCTTTAACCAAAGCCACCACCGAAACCTTCAACGGCTCCATTTCGCCTGGCAACgtggagggagaaagaggagacagTGGTTATGATGCTGGTAGTGAGCTCATGGAATTAAGCTCATACATTCACTTATCtcacaaagaaagagaggaagctGCTACTCAAGTGGAGATGAACTCAACTGCAGAAAATCTAATAAAATTTGAGTCTCATACCAGCTCAAGTATTAATTCCAGGAGCACAGACGGTGGAAAAGTAGAGGGAAAATATGAAAAGCAATCATTGCTTCATGGAGAGAGACTGTACTCTGAGCCTAAGATGATACCAGAGACAAGCTTTATAAAATCCCCATCTTCTTTCAAGGATCCTCAGACAGGTCAAACAGGAGCCTTGTCAGGCAAGCACAGAGGGAACATCTGGGACGGGGTTTCATCGGGAATATCTGTTGGTCTCGGAGACAAAAGGTTAAACTGTCCAGAGAGGTCAGAGAGTAGCAGAGCACTGGAGAGTAAAGTGGGGGCAAGAGAATCCGGCATGAGTCTGATTGAGATCGGTGACTAcagtgaggatgatgatgatgacatgacaGATATTACATCAGGTATCTTTGCTGACTTCAATTTAGATTACGCTGAGGTAGAGGAGGAAGAGTTGAGTCCACTGAAGAATCCAGGGGGAACATCTGACTCTATAGATACCtttaacctgtcctcatcgaTGGCCAGCGCTTGTGATCAGGCCTTCAGCCCTGATCCCTTTAATACCCCCATCTTGCCCAAATCCCTGGACAGTGGCTATGACACGGAGAACAATGAATCTCCAGAATTTATCTTCAAGGAGCTTGGGGATACTCGGGGTGGAGAGGGGAGCCCTAGGCTGGGTGGAGAACCTGAAATTATTCTGCAGGTGGGTTTAGGCCAGGGTGTCTGCACTTCCACCAACACCTCAGAGCTACATTTAAAAAGTCTGATTGATAAGAACCCCTACAGGGACTCGGCCTATTTCTCTGACTATGATGTTGAAAATGAGAAGAGCCCTCAAGAGGAAGGCAGTACGTTCTTTGTAGGTTCAACGCACCATGTCTTCACTGCTGAGAAACTTGACTCCATTCGAGGTGACAATTCAATGAGCAGACCATTAAATAATGGGGAACATTTAAcaaatctgaaaaacaaaaaaggttccGTTGTGGTCAATCTCTCAGAAGGTGACCATAGTTCAACCACTTCCCTCCCCACTCCTGGTTTGTCCATGCTATCACCATTTCCCCCGCAGATGGGTGGCTGTCTGACCAAAGAGTCGGCCCCTGCAGAGGATGACCTGGGACTGGAGACGCAGCACTCAGGAGAGGAACCTCCTTCAGAACTCAGTTCCTCCATCACGTCTGAGCCATCTTCTGCTGTCCAGGAAGCCTCAGCTAACCGCGAGGAAGGCAGCAGGAGAGCAGAAGATTGCTCCTCTTTCCAGTCTTTGAACTCTGACTCCACCTTGACGGACTGCATAGACGAGGCTCACGAGGAAAATGACAACGGTGTTTTatccacagaggaggaggagctgcctGAATTCAATCATatggaggaggacagaaggGACAGTGTGGGAATAAGGGAAGATGACTTTGAGGATATCGATGCAGAGGAATGCGACTCGCAGGACAGTTTATGTGAAGAATCTAACGGCCCCGTTGACCTTTCGTCTTCCTCATCATTGCTGGAGCTGTGTGGAGAAGATGTGAGAGCGCCcctggaggaggcggaggatgAGGATGACTCCGACGACAGCGAGTCTGATGAAGAGCTGAGGACCTACAACATCCAAGATGAAGACAGcgaggagagtgaggaggatTTTACCACAGTGCCAGTGGTGGTAAGCGACTGCAGCAGGGCCAGACACCTCCGCAGTCTTCTCAAGATGCCCACCCTGCTCACCCAGTCCTTCTGCGATGAGttggagaggaagaaaaaagtgGTGTCCTTCTTTGACGATGTTACGGTGTTCCTTTTTGACCAG GAGAGTCCCACAGGAGAGTTGGCTGACTTCACCTTCGCCACAGGAACAGAGTCCAGTGAGCAGGAATCTTCAGAGGCAAACACCTCCGACCACCGGCCGCAACCTGAAGCTGAACTTGAAGGTGAAGTCTGTGAATCGTTACGCGTTTCTGAACAAACAGATGGAAACAAGTCAGAAGagg ATGGAAGTTATGAATGGAAAGAAGAACTTTCGTTTGAACCCCGTCCATCTTCACCTGACGTCATCCCCGAGCCCCAGTCCTCACCCAAATCCACCTCCAACAGTCCCGAGGATCCTAAACCTGCTGCTGTAGCACTTAACCGGTTCATGGTCTCACGATTCTCTATCACACATGTCTCGGACTCCCACATAAGCTCTGCAACAG GGGAAAATGAATAA